CCATTAAATAATATATATATTTCAAAAAAGGGAATTATAGTTTGTGGGTTAAAAAAAGGAGTTGTTCCAAATATTCATGAAAAGAAGGTTTTACAAAGACTAAATGTAAGTGCTTATTGTTATAATCTAGTTTCTACAGTTATTTATGCATCATATTTGGGATTTAAGGTTAAAGCAATTGGAATTCTAAATGTTAAACACAAGACACATACCAGTAGTACTTGTAATTCTTGATGGCTGGGGTATATCTAATAATAAAAATGGAAATGCAATAGCAGAAGCTAATCTTCCAAACTTCAATTTTTTTCTTAAAGAATATCCAAATACTATTTTGTATACAAGTGGTAAAGCTGTTGGGCTTCCTGATGGTGTTATGGGTAATTCAGAAGTTGGACATGAAAATATTGGTGGAGGCAGAATTGTTACTCAAAAGCTAACCCTTATAAGCCAGGCAGTTAAAGACAGCTCGTTTTTTAAAAATAAAACATTGTTAAATGCGATTGAACATGTAAAAAAGAACTCTTCTAAGTTACACATTATGGGATTAATTAGTGAAGGAGATGTACATAGTCACTTAGGGCATTTGTATGCATTGTTTGAACTTGCAGCAAGACATAACGGAGAAAACGGAGAAGAAATAAATAAAGTTTTACTTCATGCAATAACTGACGGGAGAGATGATCCGCCTAAAAATGCAATCCAATTATTAAAAAAAGTAAAAGAAAAAATAAAAATAATTAATGGAAAAATTTCTACTGTATGTGGTCGTTATTATGCTATGGATAGAGACAATAGATGGAACAGGATAAAACGTTATTATGACTTAGTTACAAAAGGTATTGGACTTAAAGCTGAAAGTGCTATATGTGCTGTAGAAAATGCATATTTAAGAGGAGAAAAAAGTCAAAGTGAAACAAATTGTCCACTTGAAAATTCTGATGAGTTTATAATGCCTACATTAGTAGGTACAAAAGAAGATTTAATCTCTAATAACGATGCTGTTATATTTTTTAATTTTAGACCAGATAGAGCAAGGGAAATTACTACTGCATTAACGCAAGTTACTTTTGGTGAATTTCAAAGAGAAATATTCCCTAAAAATTTATATTATGCATGTTTAACTGAATATGATATAAAGCTCCATAATAAACAATATGCTAATCCAATTGTTCCAACTGCGTTTACACATAAAGAGCTGCCCAAAGTAAATAAAGATAAATCTCTTGGAGAGTTAATTTCTATGCTTAATCAAAAGCAAATTAGAATTGCTGAAACTGAAAAATATAGACATGTAACAAGTTTTTTTAATATGGGAAGGCAGGAAGAATATAAAGGAGAAGAAAGAATATTAGTACCTTCTCCAAAAGTTGCTACATATGATTTAAAACCAGAAATGAGTGCAAATGAGGTTTGTACAAAAACAACTTCTGCAATTTTATCCAAAGACTATTCTTTAATAGTGGTAAATTTTGCAAATGCAGACATGGTTGGTCATACAGGAATTATTAGTGCAACTATCAGAGCTGTGGAAACAGTAGATAAAGCTTTAGGAGAAATTTACAAAGCAATACAAGAAACAAGTGGTACATTAATAGTTACTAGCGATCATGGAAATGCAGATCAAATGTTAAATGAAGATGGTTCGATCAGAACTGCTCACAGTTTGAATCCTGTGCCATTTATATTAATAAACAATGCTTTAAAAAATATTAGATTAAAACAAAATGGTTGTTTAGCAGACATTGCACCTACAATACTTGATATTATTGGAATTGAAAAACCAAAAGAAATGACAGGAGCAACATTGAGAATTGAGAATTGAGAATTGGAGAATTAGAAAAATATGGTAGATGAAAAAGTAAAACAAATTATAAATAATCACATTACTTATGCACAAAAATTTATTCTTGATCATAAAAAAGAATTTTCTTCCTGGAGTACTATTTATCATAGGTTTATAAAAAAGGATAAAGTTGATTATGTAATGGACTATACAAAAGAAATTATTAAACGAATGGAAAGAGACAAAACATCCTCGCAAACTGCTATGCAAATTACAGAGGTTCTTATGCCAGAAATGCAAGGTATGAAAAAAGAAATTATCCTAACGGTTTTACCGCTAACATTAGGGTTTATCTTATTAATTGTTTTTTCATTTTTATTTAGTTTTACTAGACCTTTTAATTTTACAAATCCATTTTTAATTTACTATTCAATTGGTATTTTTATTGGCAGTATTTTATTTGGGTTGGGACTTGTGCTTAGAAAAAAAATGAAATTAAAGACATTAACTAGAACAATGTTATTTCAAGCAGCAATGGCTTATGGTGCAAGTAAAATGCAAGGGCAAGGTAGTTTTGGTGCATTTAGAATCTTAGAAGAAATGAAAACTAAACAAGGGAAAGAATTACAGATTAGAATTACACAGCCAAAGATTATGTATAAGTAGAACAAGTAGGGGTCAAATCTACAGATCTGCCCTCTATAACTCCTTAGCAACAAAATCAGTACTAAAGTCACCAGAAATAAATTTTGGATGTTCAAGAACTTTTAAGTGAAATGGAATTGTTGTTTGAATTCCTGTAATTGCAAATTCGTCAAGTGCTCTAATTCCTCGATTAATTGCACCTCCTCTGGTTTCATCCCAAACAATAAGCTTTGCAATCATAGAATCGTAGTAAGGTGGCACTGTATAACCAGGATAACAATGACTATCTATTCTTACTCCTAATCCCCCTGGAGTTATATATCCATCAATACTACCTGATGACGGGGCAAAATTATTTTCTGGGTCTTCAGCATTTATTCTAAATTCAATTGCATGTCCATGGATTTTTATATCATTTTGTTTTAACCAGAGCTTTTCACTGCTTGCAATTCTAATTTGAGCTTTTATTAAATCAATGTTGCAAACCATTTCAGTAACAGGATGCTCAACTTGAATCCTTGTATTCATTTCCATAAAATAAAAATTCTTTGTATCAAGATCTAAAATAAACTCAACTGTGCCAGCATTTCTATAACCAATTGACTTAACAGCATTAATTGCAATATTCCCGATTTTCTCTCTCAACCTGTTGTCAATATGAATACTTGGTGCTTCTTCTAAAAGCTTTTGATGCCTTCTTTGAAGAGTACAATCTCTTTCTCCAAGATGAATTACACTTCCATATTCATCAGCTAAAATTTGAACTTCAATATGCCTAAGTTTTGTTATATATTTTTCAAGATAAATCCCAGGATTTCCAAAAGCATTATTTGCTTCCTGGG
This genomic stretch from Candidatus Melainabacteria bacterium harbors:
- a CDS encoding 2,3-bisphosphoglycerate-independent phosphoglycerate mutase, with product MLNTRHIPVVLVILDGWGISNNKNGNAIAEANLPNFNFFLKEYPNTILYTSGKAVGLPDGVMGNSEVGHENIGGGRIVTQKLTLISQAVKDSSFFKNKTLLNAIEHVKKNSSKLHIMGLISEGDVHSHLGHLYALFELAARHNGENGEEINKVLLHAITDGRDDPPKNAIQLLKKVKEKIKIINGKISTVCGRYYAMDRDNRWNRIKRYYDLVTKGIGLKAESAICAVENAYLRGEKSQSETNCPLENSDEFIMPTLVGTKEDLISNNDAVIFFNFRPDRAREITTALTQVTFGEFQREIFPKNLYYACLTEYDIKLHNKQYANPIVPTAFTHKELPKVNKDKSLGELISMLNQKQIRIAETEKYRHVTSFFNMGRQEEYKGEERILVPSPKVATYDLKPEMSANEVCTKTTSAILSKDYSLIVVNFANADMVGHTGIISATIRAVETVDKALGEIYKAIQETSGTLIVTSDHGNADQMLNEDGSIRTAHSLNPVPFILINNALKNIRLKQNGCLADIAPTILDIIGIEKPKEMTGATLRIEN
- the accC gene encoding acetyl-CoA carboxylase biotin carboxylase subunit → MFKKILIANRGEIALRILRAACELGIETVAIYSEADSNLLHVQLADEAYCIGPAKSANSYLNIPSIISTAILTRADAIHPGYGFLAENPTFAEMCESHGIKFIGPTPANISSMGDKATAKKIMKKAGIPVIPGIEGLINDPKIATNEAKKIGYPVIVKATAGGGGRGMRIAYDDDQLLTSIESASQEANNAFGNPGIYLEKYITKLRHIEVQILADEYGSVIHLGERDCTLQRRHQKLLEEAPSIHIDNRLREKIGNIAINAVKSIGYRNAGTVEFILDLDTKNFYFMEMNTRIQVEHPVTEMVCNIDLIKAQIRIASSEKLWLKQNDIKIHGHAIEFRINAEDPENNFAPSSGSIDGYITPGGLGVRIDSHCYPGYTVPPYYDSMIAKLIVWDETRGGAINRGIRALDEFAITGIQTTIPFHLKVLEHPKFISGDFSTDFVAKEL